In the genome of Thunnus maccoyii chromosome 15, fThuMac1.1, whole genome shotgun sequence, one region contains:
- the rbm24a gene encoding RNA-binding protein 24, whose translation MHTTQKDTTYTKIFVGGLPYHTTDSSLRKYFEVFGEIEEAVVITDRQTGKSRGYGFVTMADRSAADRACKDPNPIIDGRKANVNLAYLGAKPRVMQPGFTFGVPQIHPAFIQRPYGIPAHYVYPQAFVQPSVVIPHVQPTAAAPATASSPYIDYTGAAYAQYSAAAASAAAAAAYEQYPYAASPAATGYVATAGYGYAVQQPLATAAPGSAAAAAAAFGQYQPQQLQADRMQ comes from the exons ATGCACACCACGCAAAAGGACACGACCTATACGAAGATTTTTGTCGGGGGTCTTCCCTACCACACCACGGATTCAAGTCTCAGGAAATATTTTGAGGTGTTTGGTGAGATTGAAGAAGCGGTGGTCATTACCGACAGACAGACCGGCAAGTCTAGGGGTTATGGATTC GTGACGATGGCGGACCGCTCGGCTGCAGACCGTGCCTGTAAGGACCCCAACCCAATCATCGACGGCAGGAAGGCCAATGTCAACCTGGCCTACCTGGGGGCCAAGCCTCGGGTGATGCAGCCAG GTTTTACCTTTGGTGTTCCCCAAATTCACCCTGCGTTCATCCAAAGGCCTTATGG CATCCCGGCCCACTACGTGTACCCTCAGGCCTTCGTGCAGCCTAGCGTGGTCATCCCTCATGTGCAGCCCACAGCTGCTGCACCTGCCACTGCTTCCTCCCCATACATCGACTACACCGGAGCCGCCTACGCGCAGTATTCTGCAGCCGCAGCCAGCGCTGCCGCTGCCGCCGCATATGAGCAGTATCCGTACGCCGCCTCCCCTGCCGCCACAGGCTACGTGGCCACTGCCGGCTACGGCTACGCAGTCCAGCAGCCTTTAGCCACCGCCGCCCCAGGCTCAGCCGCTGCCGCAGCCGCAGCTTTCGGCCAGTACCAGCCCCAGCAGCTGCAAGCGGACCGCATGCAATAG
- the LOC121913510 gene encoding nuclear pore complex protein Nup153-like, with product MSSFASPVARTSPSPDDAPQQTSTQFTVPSTTSTLSSSMGFGDLFKAPVGWSCDVSLVQNKSSDTKCVCCMNLQPSVWQESSSMNSWSTTSFGTMFSKPAGTWDCDTCLVLNKPDAVKCVACETAKPGTGLKPSLTLPPSFSAVKTVSNPTAPITTGFIGFGDKFKKPEGAWKCNVCLVQNKSSDTKCVCCMNPQPSVWQESSSMNSTSTTSFGTMFSKPAGTWDCDTCLVLNKPDAVKCVACETAKPGTGLKPSLTLPSSFSAVKTVSNPTAPIITGFIGFGDKFKKPEGAWECEVCLVQNKSSDTKCVCCMNPQPSVWQESSSMNSTSTTSLGSMFSKPAGTWDCDTCLVLNKPDAVKCVACETAKPGTGLKPSLTLPPSFSAVKTVSNPTAPITTGFIGFGDKFKKPEGAWECDTCMVQNKAEDTKCVACMSAKDSTAPVFGLGDKFKKEEGSWDCDVCLLQNKAADVQCVACQVETFSLEEPAESDPRTVLTFRTDPSIAPQAGTPGGGFNFPQPRTFLIGSTESFTASPAGQQTIVGRKIKIAVRRRK from the exons ATGTCAA GCTTTGCCTCTCCTGTTGCTCGAACTTCCCCAAGTCCCGACGATGCTCCCCAGCAGACCTCTACGCAATTCACTGTgccctccaccacctccaccctcTCCTCTTCAATGGGCTTTGGTGACTTGTTTAAGGCGCCAGTAGGCTGGAGCTGTGATGTCTCTTTGGTGCAGAACAAGTCATCAGACACAAAGTGTGTTTGCTGTATGAACCTCCAGCCCTCAGTTTGGCAGGAGAGCAGCAGCATGAACAGCTGGTCCACCACAAGTTTTGGCACAATGTTCTCCAAACCTGCAGGAACCTGGGACTGTGATACATGTCTTGTTCTAAACAAACCTGATGCAGTAAAGTGTGTGGCCTGCGAAACGGCCAAGCCTGGGACAGGGCTTAAGCCCTCACTgactcttcctccctctttctcagCTGTTAAGACTGTATCCAACCCCACAGCCCCCATCACTACAGGGTTTATTGGATTTGGAGACAAGTTCAAAAAACCCGAAGGTGCATGGAAATGTAATGTCTGTTTGGTGCAGAACAAGTCATCAGACACAAAGTGTGTTTGCTGTATGAACCCCCAGCCCTCAGTTTGGCAGGAGAGCAGCAGCATGAACAGTACGTCCACCACAAGTTTTGGCACAATGTTCTCTAAACCTGCAGGAACCTGGGACTGTGATACATGTCTCGTTCTAAACAAACCTGATGCAGTAAAATGTGTGGCCTGCGAAACGGCCAAGCCTGGGACAGGGCTTAAGCCCTCACTGactcttccttcctccttctcagCCGTTAAGACTGTATCCAACCCCACAGCCCCCATCATTACAGGGTTTATTGGATTTGGAGACAAGTTCAAAAAACCCGAAGGTGCATGGGAATGTGAGGTCTGTTTGGTGCAGAACAAGTCATCAGACACAAAGTGTGTTTGCTGTATGAACCCCCAGCCCTCAGTTTGGCAGGAGAGCAGCAGCATGAACAGTACGTCCACCACAAGTTTGGGCTCAATGTTCTCTAAACCTGCAGGAACCTGGGACTGTGATACATGTCTCGTTCTAAACAAACCTGATGCAGTAAAATGTGTGGCCTGCGAAACGGCCAAGCCTGGGACAGGGCTTAAGCCCTCACTgactcttcctccctccttctcagCCGTTAAGACTGTATCCAACCCCACAGCCCCCATCACTACAGGGTTTATTGGATTTGGAGACAAGTTCAAAAAACCCGAAGGTGCATGGGAATGTGATACATGTATGGTACAGAACAAGGCAGAGGATACAAAGTGTGTGGCCTGCATGAGCGCTAAAGACAGCACTGCTCCAGTGTTTGGGTTGGGTGACAAATTCAAGAAGGAAGAGGGTTCCTGGGATTGTGACGTCTGTCTTCTACAGAATAAGGCTGCTGATGTACAGTGTGTTGCCTGTCAG GTGGAGACTTTCAGTTTGGAGGAGCCAGCAGAGTCAGACCCTCGAACAGTGCTTACTTTCCGAACAGATCCCTCCATTGCTCCCCAGGCAGGAACACCTGGAGGTGGATTCAACTTCCCACAGCCCCGTACATTCCTTATTGG GTCAACTGAATCCTTCACAGCCTCTCCTGCTGGACAGCAAACGATTGTCGGACGCAAGATCAAGATAGCGGTGCGACGCAGAAAGTAG
- the LOC121912606 gene encoding tektin-B1-like: MWQHRALKEDQLRSEVRFTLPPLSNNTSLVGSRPQLQMNKALKLDEELVCTLGDDISRIPSATRSTMRHLSSRHNEVSQWQAQISESISQVDREITAVEQVKDTAEGRLQEKQLYSQLMGDCVALINSLNAELLLQDRVQTELKKEEQLTNEIRELLQKQICILLNKLSSLKDIRSQLLADFQDKRDAIKLTTKCIAHECNTPSSRLPAGQYKPNHVSYDKWLSHCRDLKVAAERLIKESSSFRGNLRFTLANLKNAQDRQRHSTDDALRKKINNMSRVQDTMIWERKRVKDEISDLTKDSQKLAGQIRNCESKLHQTTHRLDILNQRPRRELCVDQPYISLTLEKHDLAKMVAGLQPVLKRILQDTELKCRRLKVVEDELAKNAHALGVQQKCLNLHQSFLPALDTTVVLANKPQLRTAAGCCTLVAHLQ; the protein is encoded by the exons ATGTG GCAACATCGTGCACTAAAAGAGGACCAGCTGAGGTCGGAGGTCAGATTCACTCTGCCTCCGCTGTCAAACAACACCAGCCTAGTGGGCAGCAGACCACAGCTTCAGATGAACAAAGCACTGAAGCTTGATGAAGAGCTCGTCTGCACCCTGGGTGATGACATTTCACGG ATCCCTTCGGCCACTCGTAGCACCATGAGGCATCTCAGCTCTCGCCATAACGAGGTCAGCCAGTGGCAGGCCCAGATCTCCGAGAGCATCAGCCAAGTGGACCGAGAGATCACTGCTGTGGAGCAG GTGAAAGACACAGCTGAGGGCCGTCTCCAGGAGAAGCAGTTGTACAGTCAGCTCATGGGCGACTGTGTGGCGCTCATTAACAGTCTGAATGCAGAACTCCTGCTGCAGGACCGTGTCCAGACCGAGCTAAAGAAGGAAGAACAGCTGACCAATGAGATCAGAGAACTGCTCCAGAAGCAGATCTGCATCCTGCTGAACAAACTGAG CTCTCTGAAGGATATTCGCTCTCAGCTGCTGGCTGATTTTCAAGATAAACGTGATGCCATCAAACTCACCACCAAATGCATCGCCCATGAATGCAACACCCCGAGCTCCCGGCTGCCTGCTGGTCAATACAAGCCCAATCATGTGAGCTATGACAAGTGGCTGTCCCACTGCAGGGACCTGAAGGTGGCGGCTGAGCGCCTGATCAAGGAGTCTTCTTCCTTCAGGGGGAACCTGCGGTTCACACTGGCCAAC TTAAAAAATGCCCAAGACCGCCAGCGCCACAGCACAGATGACGCCCTGAGGAAGAAGATCAATAACATGAGCAGAGTCCAGGATACGATGATCTGGGAGAGGAAGCGG GTCAAGGATGAGATTTCGGATCTGACCAAGGACTCGCAGAAGCTGGCGGGTCAGATCAGGAACTGTGAATCCAAGCTGCACCAGACCACTCATCGCCTGGACATCCTCAACCAGAGGCCAAGACGAGAGCTCTGTGTGGACCAG CCCTACATCAGCCTCACACTGGAGAAACACGACCTGGCAAAGATGGTAGCTGGACTTCAACCAGTGTTGAAGCGCATTCT GCAGGACACGGAGCTCAAATGCAGGCGCCTGAAGGTTGTGGAAGATGAACTGGCCAAAAATGCTCATGCCTTGGGTGTGCAGCAGAAGTGTCTGAACCTGCACCAGAGCTTCCTGCCTGCTCTTGACACCACTGTGGTCCTCGCCAACAAGCCTCAGCTCCGCACAGCCGCAGGCTGCTGCACCCTCGTCGCCCACTTACAGTAG
- the stmnd1 gene encoding stathmin domain-containing protein 1, with amino-acid sequence MGCSSSTDTVIQPLRPDELNGDEDETGSKHGGRGDSAVSKCTTDSGVVMENRELPTLPGAVPTKPLPMTFVRENEADSVTQDAGPGLLQQESTMQERLKSSEILEELLNQGIIPVDQTTERGSGAGEAYDIMLDNREGVRRRPPARLESLKAKKPQHLPSREEIEEKIRLAEERRKLREDELKTRLRTKSARVRGPAPNSRTEVDEDATITPVEPLQSPLTPDPTPGPLVYSRIIREAAEGGECVRESGGDGRETKEEVNTAGKKEEMNEAPESGDTNREGRGGAERINEEEEEEELTQVEELKAGQLLSASGELESDSSFQYAEDKEEVF; translated from the exons ATGGGATGCAGCAGCTCAACAGACACCGTGATCCAACCGCTGAGACCCGACGAGCTGAATGGAGACGAG GACGAGACAGGTAGTAAACACGGTGGCCGTGGAGACTCTGCCGTATCGAAGTGCACCACAGACAGCGGGGTGGTGATGGAGAACAGAGAGTTACCTACATTACCTGGAGCGGTGCCCACAAAACCCCTCCCAATGACATTTGTCAGGGAAAACGAGGCAGACAGTGTTACACAAGATG CTGGCCCGGGCTTGCTGCAGCAGGAGAGCACAATGCAGGAGCGTCTGAAGTCCAGTGAGATCCTGGAGGAGCTGCTGAACCAGGGCATCATTCCAGTGGACCAGACCACAGAGAGGGGCAGCGGGGCTGGAGAGGCCTACGACATCATG ctggaTAACAGGGAGGGGGTCAGGCGAAGACCTCCGGCCAGACTGGAGTCTCTAAAGGCCAAAAAACCACAACATCTCCCCAGCAGAGAAGAGATTGAGGAGAAGATAAGGCTCGCTGAAGAGAGACGTAAG TTAAGGGAAGATGAGCTCAAGACACGTTTGAGGACCAAGTCGGCCCGTGTTCGTGGACCCgcccccaactccaggactgaGGTGGACGAGGACGCAACCATCACTCCCGTGGAGCCTCTACAGTCACCTCTCACACCTGACCCGACTCCAGGTCCGCTGGTTTACAGCCGGATCATACGTGAGGCGGCCGAgggaggagagtgtgtgagagaatcAGGAGGTGACGGCAGGGAAACCAAAGAAGAAGTGAACACAGCGGGCAAGAAAGAAGAGATGAATGAGGCACCAGAGAGCGGAGATACCAAcagggaagggagggggggtgcAGAGAGGAtaaatgaggaggaggaggaggaggagttgacccaggtggaggagctcaagGCAGGTcagctcctctcagcctcaGGGGAGCTGGAGAGCGACTCCAGCTTTCAATATGCAGAAGACAAAGAGGAGGTATTTTAA